The region GCTGCATCGATCTTGATCCTCTGGTGTGCAAGGAGAAGGCCACCCCCGCCGAGCCGATGGGGCTTTGCCCTAGCGTCGTCTCCGGCGGCTGCGAagaggagagcggcggcggcgcACAGGAGCGGTATAGTCCTGTGGTGTGATGGATGCAGAATAGGTAGttatatactccctctattcccaaatatttgtctttctagacatttcaaatggactataacATGTATGTATACATATTTTTAGAAtgtggattcactcatttttctttctatgtagtcatttgttgaaatctgtagaaagaaaaATATTTGGCAACTGAGGGAGTAATAGGTAACTCTGACCGACACATCCACATACATTTGAGGTGCCGGATTAAGTAATGTGCTGTGGCTGTAGATTCCTCCCAAAGGAGCCTGGGCCATGCAGCTCGTACGTGAGGACAAGATGGAGCAGTGAACGGGTAAGAGACGTACAGAAGGGCCGTCACCCAGCAGGACTTTCGGTCTCTCACGCATTCCACAAGTGGAAACTAGGGACGAAGACGACTGACACCCAGCAGGCTTTCGCTCTCTCACGCGTCCCACGAGGGGAATCTTGGGAGGCAGACAATTAACACCCGCGAGGCTTTCGCTCTCTCACGTGTTCCACGATGTTCGTGTAGTCCAAAATACGCTAGACCTTTTAATTTAATATTCATGATAGGCTTAACTTTTCACAGACCCACGACCAAACAATTCGTTCGACTTCTATTTATAGGCCACACATGCATTCAGGAGCTTCCAAAAGTAAAATTAAGCTCTCTAGCTAGCTACCTCTCATGGCGTCTTCCTCTCATGCTGCTGCCACCCCGGAGACGAAGGAGCAGCTAGGCTTTGAGCCCTCGTCATGGGGTGACTTTTTCATCGCATACGAGCCACCCCCACCCAAGGTAATATAAAAATATATGTAGTTGGGTTTAGAACTTCTCATAAGCACGCACTACGCACGCAATCTTCTTTCTTCGCTTACAATTCTTTTCCATTCATTAGTCAATGGATGcttacatatatatacatatatatgaatggcaGAGGTCGGAGGAATGGATGATAGCGCGAGCCGAAAAACTGAAGGGGGACGTCAGCCTGTTATTTAAGACTTGCAACGGCACGACGACGCGAATGTTCTTGGTGGATACACTCCAACATCTTGGAATAGATCACCACTTTGACGAGCAGATCCATGACTTGTTAAACGAACTCCTGGAGAGTGACTTTAGTAGCTCATCCAGCCTCCATGAGGTCGCTCTTCGATTCCGTTTACTTAGGGAGAATGGGCATTGGGTATCTCCAGGTATCTAACTACCTGCTCCATCTTTCACATCTAGAAAatgtcaaaaataaataaataatgcccGCAAATGATAGAGGATGCCTAATTATTTAGTGGCTAGTTACTTGAGTTATCAAGCTTGAACTATTGCTCTTTTCATATTGAAGGACGTGACATTTTGGAAACTTATAGAGTTCCGAATTTAACGATTAACTAGTACAAAAAGTTACTGGAAAAACAATAGAGTTGTTATATTATCAAACATGAATTTGCACTTATTATTTTCACGCATTCAATTAAATATTTAACAAATACTGGTGTTTTATGTTTTTGAAAGTTCGACAATGCTCTATCCTGATGGTCAAGTTTCTGTGGACTGGATTGTGCGTTCCTGAAGCAATGTCACAAATTATGTCGACTGGATATACCGAATAAAAAAGTTGACAGCATGTGCTCTACATTGTACTAATTAATAAATGTTAATTTACTGATCTCGCAGATGTTTTCGACAAATACAAGGGTGAAGATGGGAGCTTTAGAAAGGATATAACTAATGAACCAAAAGGAATACTGAGTTTATACAATGCAACTCATCTTCTCATTCAAGGCGAGCCAAAACTTGAGGAAGCCATGAATTTTGCAAGGCAACATCTTGTATCCATTAATGGTAGTCTGCAATCACCCCTAGCTAAGCAAGTCAAACGCGACATTCATAGAGCACTTCCAAGGGCGTGTAAGAGGGTGGAAGCGCTACAATATATCTCAGAGTATGAAGAAGAGGAAGGGCATTACCAAATTTTGTTGGAGCTAGCAAAACTAGATTTTAACCTTCTACAACATGTCTACTTGAAGGAGCTCAAAGATATTACAGAGTAGGTTATTTTCTCTCTATTTATAACCACTAAGAAAACAAGATGAAAATTTTCACCTCTCTAGCTTCCTAATTATCCATTTCAATATATTTGTCCATTCAGGAAATCAAATGTGTAGTTTATAATATTATGTTTTTTTACATCTACCCCTATGTAAATTACTAAAAAGAGTTTTGGTGGTagtatgcacacaatcatctatcattaGCTCTTTTGTTAGACTAGTTTAGTGTTTCTTTCCTTTGTGGACAGGCTGGGATGAGGACACATATAATGGCACATAGGATGTAATGTTGTATCATGCAAATACATCTGAACATAATTTTCTCCATAAGTCTCATGGATTATTCAATACAGCTACCTTTTTCTGTTTAACAACATTGAGTATCCATGTAATATTTCAAAATACTTCACTAAATACAATTCACAGGTGGTGGAAACATTTTTCGGCATTCATCGACCTAAGCTTTATTCGCGACCGTTTGGTGGAAAGCTACACTTGGACCTATGTGTTGTACTATGAGAAAGGCTTTGAGCTCCAGCGACCTAAGCTTTATTCGCGACCGTTTGGTGGAAAGCTACACTTGGACCTATGTGTTGTACTATGAGAAAGGCTTTGAGCTCCAGCGAAGTATCACCACCAAGATGATTGTTCTAATTACCACTTTAGATGACACGTATGATATCTGTGCCACCATAGAGGAATGTAGAAAGCTACATGAAGCCATACAAAGGTTTGAATAGCTTTTCCTTTTAAACTTCCATCGATCAATCAACCATTGCAAAGTTCCAAAGCAtctccttctttttttcttctaaaaaaaaCACTACTAGCTATGCATCCAAACATTTTGACCTCAGTTGAGCTAAAAGAAAAGATAAGTATTAGCCACCCAGCGGACATTGTCATGTTGTAAGAATATTGTCAAAGTCATTGTTGTACCATAACATGTAGTTGTTCGGTTTCCCACAATCATTGTCGCTCACACTTACTACAATTTCCACAATTCTCAAACCGTTACTTTATAAACTTACACATGTGTGTCATTATCCACTTCTTGTTTTGAGTGAGAATTAATATACAACTAGTGCAACACCTAATGTGTCATTTCTAACCTATCTTGTGGAATGACCGTATAGATGGGATAAGACAGCCGTTTCTCTTCTACCCGAGTACCTAAAGAAGTTATATATCGAGCTGTTGAGGACCTTCAAAAATATTGAGGTTGAAACGCCAGTCAATGTCAATTATGATACTGCCTACCTGAAGAAAGCGGTAACTACATATATGTTTTGTGCTTTATATCTCAACTTCTATAAAAGACTCGgttagtgatgatggtgtgtctgccatccgtcatttctgaccattagataagCATCTAACGACCATGAGGTAAGTTGTGGCCCTTTTGCAACAATATCCCACTTCTCTACTCCAAttcgcagaaaaccccttattatcttgaaaccaaccacatccctccctcacctcatcaaaatatcccgaggaatatattttgagtgaaacataatatattattagtgatatatgtatatgaaAACAAGAGTGGTTTCTTTCAAGTTTGTAGACAGGTATTATTccactttggatccgttgcaacgcacatgcaCATTGCCAGTTACTAAATAACTATCAGATGGCATATGCTATTTGTATCTTCCATAATAGGGAATAGACTATATATCATGGTTGATTACTTTTATGTGGTTGATCCTTTTGTTTGCTACTCTTTTGTATCGGCATTGTAATAAACAAGAGGATAACCCACACTTTATTGTGACACCTTGTTAAAAAATATAATTGATGCTAGAAAAAAACATATGAAGCATGTGACAAAATGATATATAAAAGGAGTAAAAATATTTGGATTGAAGTTAGCGGTATGCCATTTTTTTAACTTTAAATGTGAAGCACGAACTACATATATTTTCTCCAAGCATCCAACACCTA is a window of Triticum dicoccoides isolate Atlit2015 ecotype Zavitan chromosome 2B, WEW_v2.0, whole genome shotgun sequence DNA encoding:
- the LOC119361654 gene encoding tau-cadinol synthase-like; translated protein: MASSSHAAATPETKEQLGFEPSSWGDFFIAYEPPPPKRSEEWMIARAEKLKGDVSLLFKTCNGTTTRMFLVDTLQHLGIDHHFDEQIHDLLNELLESDFSSSSSLHEVALRFRLLRENGHWVSPDVFDKYKGEDGSFRKDITNEPKGILSLYNATHLLIQGEPKLEEAMNFARQHLVSINGSLQSPLAKQVKRDIHRALPRACKRVEALQYISEYEEEEGHYQILLELAKLDFNLLQHVYLKELKDITEWWKHFSAFIDLSFIRDRLVESYTWTYVLYYEKGFELQRSITTKMIVLITTLDDTYDICATIEECRKLHEAIQRWDKTAVSLLPEYLKKLYIELLRTFKNIEVETPVNVNYDTAYLKKAIQNHVTGYLQEAEWCHTKHKPSFKNQVNVTSLTIGEPTVCLSMMASMGDTIMKIAVEWVAGVPNVVIAAGKIVRFMNDIAAFENRKSKGDVASSMECYVNEYGVTGEVAIARIYELIEDEWRTLNKARFQNHEFLPALKRIIGLALSTSLFYDNRNDVYTDSEHLHKIIKSLFIKPVLSG